A single window of Macaca mulatta isolate MMU2019108-1 chromosome 9, T2T-MMU8v2.0, whole genome shotgun sequence DNA harbors:
- the LOC114669882 gene encoding uncharacterized protein LOC114669882, producing the protein MTRLASKSRPGFLLPWSSQRSSGGGKRGGDQEAAAAAAAAGPGASVGHKASLTRVRDWRSTWTPRTLGASIPQSSRRRRGHRLERSRGPRRRAGRWQPAWPTRNPRPGSGCFRRQVEPGMCVLLGKRKPAQARRSREWWGESKKRRCAGRLPPPPHSAPSPAPASTSRDPEPPTATTTFSPVEKTPDCSEITIGWGDRWMPPEKKKGWRQPSRRPWVSRRQQSSSDGHPADLSRDASGSCFLLTAAPTSAPQLRSAQQPKQKGDSSVSSLGGCKASLWLFQPLRKKEMMGKIWSAHKDILGEECTFMYKIAQAPRMRHYFSTA; encoded by the exons ATGACCCGCCTCGCCAGCAAGAGCAGGCCGGGCTTCCTCCTCCCTTG GAGCAGCCAGCGGAGCTCGGGTGGAGGAAAGCGAGGAGGCGACCAGGaggctgccgccgccgccgccgctgcagGGCCCGGGGCTTCTGTAGGGCACAAGGCCTCCCTCACCAGGGTAAGGGACTGGCGATCAACCTGGACGCCTAGGACCCTGGGAGCAAGCATCCCGCAATCGAGCAGGCGACGGCGCGGCCACCGCCTGGAGAGGAGCCGGGGCCCGAGGCGGCGTGCGGGGCGGTGGCAGCCGGCTTGGCCTACCCGAAACCCCAGGCCTGGAAGCGGCTGCTTTAGGCGTCAAGTTGAGCCGGGTATGTGTGTCCTCTTGGGGAAAAG GAAACCCGCCCAGGCCAGGAGGAGCCGCGAGTGGTGGGGAGAGTCAAAAAAGAGAAGATGCGCTGGGAGATTACCCCCGCCCCCGCACTccgcccccagcccagccccggcCTCCACTTCGAGGGATCCTGAGCCTCCCACAGCCACTACCACCTTTTCTCCGGTTGAGAAAACCCCTGATTGTAGCGAGATAACAATTGG GTGGGGGGACAGGTGGATGCCGCCGGAGAAAAAGAAGGGATGGAGGCAGCCCAGCCGGCGGCCCTGGGTCTCCAGG CGCCAGCAGTCCAGCAGCGACGGACACCCGGCGGACCTCAGCCGGGACGCCTCGGGCAGCTGCTTCTTGCTCACTGCCGCACccacctctgcaccccagctccgGTCAGCCCAGCAGCCAAAGCAAAAAGGAgattcctcagtttcctcccttGGAGGCTGCAAAGCCTCTCTCTGGTTATTCCAAccattaaggaaaaaagagatgaTGGGAAAGATTTGGTCTGCACACAAAGACATACTAGGAGAAGAGTGCACATTTATGTATAAAATAGCCCAGGCACCAAGAATGAGACATTACTTCAGTACCGCCtag